The proteins below come from a single Hippocampus zosterae strain Florida chromosome 5, ASM2543408v3, whole genome shotgun sequence genomic window:
- the oscp1b gene encoding protein OSCP1 isoform X3: protein MNDIITTMFNKKFLEELFKPQELYSKKALRTVFDRLAHASIMRLNQASMDKLYDLMTMAFKYQVLLCPRPRDLLLVSFNHMDAIKEFVKDTACILAQVDETYRQLIEVRRRFACRGNSGGALMEAELISSFQMYTPLASGEFQLIRQTLLIFFQDMHIRVSIFLKDKVQNSNGRFALPISGPVPHGTQVPSWIRMYSCTGEEMSRLQFNNGGNYTAALCQGSFELFGDRVTKLGTNMYSVCRPVETHMSGTSKHSAQHTKVNLVPNPLAKEELNLLAKLMGGLEVPKAGNADSGFRVNLFATDEEEEEALLSRPDELSYGFINIQATKDQTANAELAKIMGEFGESRESPDLSADASSKGDDLLAMMDGL from the exons ATGAATGACATCATCACCACCATGTTTAACAAGAAGTTCCTGGAGGAGCTTTTCAAGCCGCAGGAGCTGTATTCCAAGAAGGCGCTGCGCACCGTCTTCGACCGGCTGGCCCACGCCTCCATCATGAGGCTCAACCAAGCCAGCATGGACAAG CTTTACGACTTGATGACCATGGCCTTCAAGTACCAAGTTCTCCTCTGTCCTCGGCCCCGAGACCTGCTCCTGGTTTCCTTCAACCACATGGACGCCATCAAGGAGTTTGTCAAGGACACGGCTTGCATTTTGGCTCAGGTGGACGAGACGTATCGGCAGCTCATCGAGGTGCGCCGTCGCTTTGCGTGTCGTGGGAATTCGGGTGGGGCTCTGATGGAAGCTGAGCTCATTTCTTCCTTTCAGATGTACACGCCGTTAGCGAGCGGCGAATTCCAGTTGATTCGGCAAACTCTTCTGATCTTCTTTCAGGACATGCACATCAGG GTGTCCATTTTCCTCAAAGACAAAGTGCAGAACTCCAATGGTCGATTTGCGCTCCCCATCAGCGGTCCCGTGCCCCACGGGACACAAGTTCCCAGCTGGATAAG GATGTACAGCTGCACCGGCGAAGAGATGAGCAGGCTGCAGTTCAATAATGGCGGAAACTACACGGCTGCACTCTGCCAAGGATCCTTTGAGCTTTTCGGCGACAGGGTCACCAAACTGGGCACAAACAT GTACAGCGTGTGCCGTCCGGTGGAAACGCACATGTCGGGAACCTCCAAGCACTCTGCTCAGCAcaccaag GTCAACCTGGTTCCCAACCCTCTGGCTAAAGAAGAGCTCAACCTCTTAGCCAAACTCATGGGAGGCTTGGAAGTCCCGAAGGCCGGCAATGCCGACAGCGGCTTCCGGGTCAACCTGTTTGCCACCGACGAGGAGGAAGA AGAAGCGTTACTGTCCAGACCGGATGAACTGTCATACGGATTCATAAACATCCAAGCTACCAAG GACCAAACCGCCAACGCCGAGCTGGCCAAGATTATGGGGGAATTCGGCGAGTCTCGGGAGTCGCCCGATCTGTCCGCCGATGCCAGCAGCAAAGGGGACGACCTCCTGGCCATGATGGACGGCCTGTGA
- the oscp1b gene encoding protein OSCP1 isoform X2 — protein MSSRTLPLLFINLGGEMLYILDQRLRAQNIPADKAKKVMNDIITTMFNKKFLEELFKPQELYSKKALRTVFDRLAHASIMRLNQASMDKLYDLMTMAFKYQVLLCPRPRDLLLVSFNHMDAIKEFVKDTACILAQVDETYRQLIEMYTPLASGEFQLIRQTLLIFFQDMHIRVSIFLKDKVQNSNGRFALPISGPVPHGTQVPSWIRMYSCTGEEMSRLQFNNGGNYTAALCQGSFELFGDRVTKLGTNMYSVCRPVETHMSGTSKHSAQHTKVNLVPNPLAKEELNLLAKLMGGLEVPKAGNADSGFRVNLFATDEEEEEALLSRPDELSYGFINIQATKDQTANAELAKIMGEFGESRESPDLSADASSKGDDLLAMMDGL, from the exons ATGTCGTCGAGGACTCTCCCGTTGCTCTTTATCAATCTCGGCGGAGAAATGCTTTACATTCTGGACCAGCGGCTACGAGCTCAAAACATCCCCGCCGACAAAGCAAAGAAAG TCATGAATGACATCATCACCACCATGTTTAACAAGAAGTTCCTGGAGGAGCTTTTCAAGCCGCAGGAGCTGTATTCCAAGAAGGCGCTGCGCACCGTCTTCGACCGGCTGGCCCACGCCTCCATCATGAGGCTCAACCAAGCCAGCATGGACAAG CTTTACGACTTGATGACCATGGCCTTCAAGTACCAAGTTCTCCTCTGTCCTCGGCCCCGAGACCTGCTCCTGGTTTCCTTCAACCACATGGACGCCATCAAGGAGTTTGTCAAGGACACGGCTTGCATTTTGGCTCAGGTGGACGAGACGTATCGGCAGCTCATCGAG ATGTACACGCCGTTAGCGAGCGGCGAATTCCAGTTGATTCGGCAAACTCTTCTGATCTTCTTTCAGGACATGCACATCAGG GTGTCCATTTTCCTCAAAGACAAAGTGCAGAACTCCAATGGTCGATTTGCGCTCCCCATCAGCGGTCCCGTGCCCCACGGGACACAAGTTCCCAGCTGGATAAG GATGTACAGCTGCACCGGCGAAGAGATGAGCAGGCTGCAGTTCAATAATGGCGGAAACTACACGGCTGCACTCTGCCAAGGATCCTTTGAGCTTTTCGGCGACAGGGTCACCAAACTGGGCACAAACAT GTACAGCGTGTGCCGTCCGGTGGAAACGCACATGTCGGGAACCTCCAAGCACTCTGCTCAGCAcaccaag GTCAACCTGGTTCCCAACCCTCTGGCTAAAGAAGAGCTCAACCTCTTAGCCAAACTCATGGGAGGCTTGGAAGTCCCGAAGGCCGGCAATGCCGACAGCGGCTTCCGGGTCAACCTGTTTGCCACCGACGAGGAGGAAGA AGAAGCGTTACTGTCCAGACCGGATGAACTGTCATACGGATTCATAAACATCCAAGCTACCAAG GACCAAACCGCCAACGCCGAGCTGGCCAAGATTATGGGGGAATTCGGCGAGTCTCGGGAGTCGCCCGATCTGTCCGCCGATGCCAGCAGCAAAGGGGACGACCTCCTGGCCATGATGGACGGCCTGTGA
- the oscp1b gene encoding protein OSCP1 isoform X1 has protein sequence MSSRTLPLLFINLGGEMLYILDQRLRAQNIPADKAKKVMNDIITTMFNKKFLEELFKPQELYSKKALRTVFDRLAHASIMRLNQASMDKLYDLMTMAFKYQVLLCPRPRDLLLVSFNHMDAIKEFVKDTACILAQVDETYRQLIEVRRRFACRGNSGGALMEAELISSFQMYTPLASGEFQLIRQTLLIFFQDMHIRVSIFLKDKVQNSNGRFALPISGPVPHGTQVPSWIRMYSCTGEEMSRLQFNNGGNYTAALCQGSFELFGDRVTKLGTNMYSVCRPVETHMSGTSKHSAQHTKVNLVPNPLAKEELNLLAKLMGGLEVPKAGNADSGFRVNLFATDEEEEEALLSRPDELSYGFINIQATKDQTANAELAKIMGEFGESRESPDLSADASSKGDDLLAMMDGL, from the exons ATGTCGTCGAGGACTCTCCCGTTGCTCTTTATCAATCTCGGCGGAGAAATGCTTTACATTCTGGACCAGCGGCTACGAGCTCAAAACATCCCCGCCGACAAAGCAAAGAAAG TCATGAATGACATCATCACCACCATGTTTAACAAGAAGTTCCTGGAGGAGCTTTTCAAGCCGCAGGAGCTGTATTCCAAGAAGGCGCTGCGCACCGTCTTCGACCGGCTGGCCCACGCCTCCATCATGAGGCTCAACCAAGCCAGCATGGACAAG CTTTACGACTTGATGACCATGGCCTTCAAGTACCAAGTTCTCCTCTGTCCTCGGCCCCGAGACCTGCTCCTGGTTTCCTTCAACCACATGGACGCCATCAAGGAGTTTGTCAAGGACACGGCTTGCATTTTGGCTCAGGTGGACGAGACGTATCGGCAGCTCATCGAGGTGCGCCGTCGCTTTGCGTGTCGTGGGAATTCGGGTGGGGCTCTGATGGAAGCTGAGCTCATTTCTTCCTTTCAGATGTACACGCCGTTAGCGAGCGGCGAATTCCAGTTGATTCGGCAAACTCTTCTGATCTTCTTTCAGGACATGCACATCAGG GTGTCCATTTTCCTCAAAGACAAAGTGCAGAACTCCAATGGTCGATTTGCGCTCCCCATCAGCGGTCCCGTGCCCCACGGGACACAAGTTCCCAGCTGGATAAG GATGTACAGCTGCACCGGCGAAGAGATGAGCAGGCTGCAGTTCAATAATGGCGGAAACTACACGGCTGCACTCTGCCAAGGATCCTTTGAGCTTTTCGGCGACAGGGTCACCAAACTGGGCACAAACAT GTACAGCGTGTGCCGTCCGGTGGAAACGCACATGTCGGGAACCTCCAAGCACTCTGCTCAGCAcaccaag GTCAACCTGGTTCCCAACCCTCTGGCTAAAGAAGAGCTCAACCTCTTAGCCAAACTCATGGGAGGCTTGGAAGTCCCGAAGGCCGGCAATGCCGACAGCGGCTTCCGGGTCAACCTGTTTGCCACCGACGAGGAGGAAGA AGAAGCGTTACTGTCCAGACCGGATGAACTGTCATACGGATTCATAAACATCCAAGCTACCAAG GACCAAACCGCCAACGCCGAGCTGGCCAAGATTATGGGGGAATTCGGCGAGTCTCGGGAGTCGCCCGATCTGTCCGCCGATGCCAGCAGCAAAGGGGACGACCTCCTGGCCATGATGGACGGCCTGTGA
- the mrps15 gene encoding 28S ribosomal protein S15, mitochondrial produces MMANIALRTILRSSVVALRGSAAPPRTGCSALLSPHKVSGGSVGPPAAVRHYARLSKRKEAGPESQLADLPPTSLKMDYAAVPLAQTTDDVVKRLLSLELASHSEKLALKREQLIAKVQRDEGDRNSVEVRVAILTARIRNFQEHLLKHHKDKANKRRMLMAIDKRKKLLKALRLERYEAFEKVCQRLGISYTFPPEYYRRATRRWLAKKAFCLKVFKEVQKQKAEQKLKLRPSAEAAQPPTANR; encoded by the exons ATGATGGCGAATATAGCCCTGAGGACCATTCTAAGGTCTTCGGTGGTCGCTTTGCGGGGAAGCGCCGCACCCCCGCGGACTGGCTGCTCGGCGTTGCTTTCGCCACACAAAGTCAGCGGCG GAAGCGTCGGCCCTCCGGCAGCGGTCCGACATTACGCTCGCCTTTCCAAGAGAAAGGAGGCAG GTCCTGAGAGCCAACTGGCCGACCTCCCCCCGACCTCGCTGAAGATGGATTACGCCGCTGTACCGCTCGCTCAAAC GACGGACGATGTTGTCAAAAGACTCCTTTCGCTGGAGTTGGCGAGTCAC AGTGAAAAGCTGGCGCTAAAAAGGGAGCAGCTGATCGCCAAGGTGCAACGAGATGAAGGCGACCGCAATTCGGTGGAAGTTCGAG TGGCCATTTTGACGGCGAGGATCCGCAACTTTCAGGAGCACTTGCTCAAACATCACAAG GACAAGGCCAACAAGAGACGCATGCTCATGGCCATAGACAAGAGGAAGAAGCTGCTGAAGGCTCTGCGGCTGGAGCGCTACGAGGCCTTTGAGAAGGTGTGCCAGCGTCTGGGCATCAGCTACACCTTCCCGCCCGAGTACTACAGGAGGGCCACGCGACGCTGGCTGGCCAAAAAGGCCTTCTGCCTCAAG GTCTTCAAGGAGGTGCAGAAGCAGAAAGCCGAGCAGAAGCTGAAACTGCGGCCAAGCGCCGAGGCGGCCCAGCCGCCAACTGCCAATCGGTAG
- the LOC127601033 gene encoding cornifelin homolog B-like: MSNAAVTCQPGTGGYGTNVDTGRWSTRLCSCCNDLSTCEVGCLCPCILGCYMANKYGEHCCLGCVPGGLTALRTHMRHTYGIEGTICNDALMLFFCGPCELCRMAREMRIRNGETSA; encoded by the exons ATGTCCAACGCAGCAGTAACCTGCCAGCCCGGCACCGGCGGCTACGGCACCAACGTCGACACGGGACGGTGGAGCACGCGACTCTGCTCCTGCTGCAACGATTTGTCGACGT gtGAAGTCGGCTGCCTCTGCCCGTGCATCCTGGGCTGCTACATGGCCAACAAATATGGCGAACACTGCTGCTTGGGCTGCGTGCCCGGCGGCTTGACGGCTTTGAGGACCCACATGAGGCACACGTATGGCATCGAG GGGACAATTTGCAACGACGCACTCATGTTGTTTTTCTGCGGCCCCTGCGAGTTGTGCAGAATGGCCAGAGAGATGCGCATCCGCAATGGAGAAACTTCAGCGTAA